Proteins from a genomic interval of Paenibacillus sp. FSL R5-0623:
- a CDS encoding GerAB/ArcD/ProY family transporter yields MKQSTSNINTSEVIIVVINSILGAGILTLPRTISKAVGTPDVWISVILSGVIVTTISILLVTLCRRFPGKTVFEFIPEITGQWIAYLFGLLIIVYFVVLCSFEVRVMAEITSMYILERTPTWVTIMVSLWIGIYMLTGGLKVIIRVFSIVLPVTLALLALVFLLSSNMFELNNLRPLLGDGFMPVLKGLKPSCLSYSGYEVLLIITAYMVDVKASNKAAIYSILSCTIIYLVTIVTVVGNLSLPGIQTRMWPTFDMVRSFEIEGFLFERYESLFIVFWLMQIFATYAFKHYFAAIGVRDLFRLKNITSIQFAMLPVLYVIAYLPKNLEETLALGDFLGNMSIFLFGLLPLLLLIISFVRKKGGKQASSEALKAS; encoded by the coding sequence ATGAAGCAATCCACATCTAATATTAATACCTCCGAGGTCATTATTGTAGTTATCAATTCAATACTCGGAGCTGGAATTCTAACACTGCCTCGCACGATTAGTAAAGCAGTAGGAACACCAGATGTATGGATTTCTGTCATTTTATCAGGAGTAATTGTAACCACAATCAGCATTCTCCTTGTAACCTTGTGTCGTAGATTCCCCGGTAAAACGGTGTTCGAATTTATACCCGAAATCACAGGTCAATGGATTGCTTATCTATTTGGACTTTTAATTATCGTGTATTTTGTTGTTCTTTGTTCATTCGAAGTTAGAGTGATGGCCGAAATTACAAGTATGTATATCCTTGAGCGCACGCCTACTTGGGTCACCATTATGGTCAGTTTGTGGATTGGTATTTATATGTTAACGGGTGGTCTTAAGGTCATCATCCGGGTCTTTTCAATCGTGTTGCCCGTTACGCTTGCGTTATTAGCGCTGGTTTTCCTTTTAAGCAGCAACATGTTTGAACTTAACAACCTAAGACCACTTCTGGGCGATGGATTCATGCCTGTGTTGAAGGGTCTTAAACCTTCGTGTCTCTCCTATTCTGGATATGAAGTGTTACTCATCATCACAGCTTACATGGTGGACGTGAAAGCGAGTAATAAAGCTGCTATATACAGCATACTTAGTTGTACGATCATATATTTGGTCACGATTGTTACCGTTGTAGGAAATTTATCTTTGCCAGGAATTCAAACACGAATGTGGCCAACGTTCGACATGGTTCGGAGTTTTGAAATTGAGGGATTTCTTTTTGAGCGTTATGAATCACTGTTCATTGTGTTTTGGCTGATGCAGATCTTTGCAACCTATGCTTTTAAACACTATTTTGCGGCAATAGGGGTCCGAGATTTGTTTCGTCTCAAAAATATTACGAGCATACAATTCGCGATGTTGCCAGTCTTGTATGTAATTGCTTACTTGCCTAAAAACCTGGAGGAAACGTTAGCTTTGGGTGATTTTCTCGGAAACATGTCCATTTTCTTATTTGGCTTGTTACCACTGCTACTGCTGATCATTAGTTTTGTTCGTAAAAAAGGCGGGAAGCAGGCTTCTAGTGAAGCCCTTAAGGCAAGTTAA
- the codB gene encoding cytosine permease yields MSKQDQEFSWQAVPKAQRNQFWKTLSVMLGFTFFSASMLAGGTLGVSLTFMEFIGIVLAGNLVLGIYTGALAHIAAKTGLSTHLLAKYAFGAKGSYLPSFLLGFTQVGWFGVGVAMFAIPVAKAMDWNVYLLIVVFGLAMTASAIFGMKSLVILGYIAVPAIAILGGYSMFEGAGSLGGLQGLLDYTPTQSLTAAAALTICIGSFISGGTLTPDFARFSRTSKQAVTATVIAFFLGNSLMFLFGAVGAMAYNLADISEVMFLQGLMIPAIIVLGLNIWTTNDNALYASGLGFANITKISKKFFVIVNGIVGTVFAMWMYNNFVSFLNVLGAAIPSIGAIIIADYFIVKRRNYKPFADMSFKNVNWVAMVAWAIGVAFAQLAPGVTPLNALLGTAVAYIVLMLIVPAKETKEMGKINDYTERKIAG; encoded by the coding sequence ATGAGCAAACAAGATCAAGAATTTTCATGGCAAGCCGTGCCAAAAGCACAAAGAAACCAATTTTGGAAGACGTTATCCGTCATGCTCGGTTTTACTTTCTTCTCTGCAAGCATGCTGGCAGGAGGGACATTGGGCGTGAGCTTGACGTTCATGGAGTTCATTGGGATCGTACTTGCAGGCAATCTGGTGCTCGGTATCTATACAGGGGCACTGGCACATATCGCCGCCAAAACGGGACTGTCCACACATTTGCTCGCTAAATATGCGTTCGGCGCAAAAGGGTCGTATCTACCTTCGTTCCTGTTAGGCTTCACACAAGTCGGATGGTTCGGAGTAGGCGTAGCCATGTTCGCGATTCCGGTCGCCAAAGCCATGGACTGGAACGTGTACCTGTTGATTGTCGTGTTCGGACTTGCCATGACAGCATCAGCCATCTTTGGCATGAAGTCACTCGTCATCCTCGGATATATCGCAGTTCCTGCGATTGCCATTCTCGGTGGTTACTCCATGTTCGAAGGTGCAGGTTCACTGGGAGGTCTGCAAGGGTTGCTTGATTACACGCCGACTCAGTCGCTTACCGCGGCGGCGGCATTGACGATCTGTATCGGATCATTCATAAGTGGAGGAACACTGACACCCGATTTTGCCCGGTTTTCTCGGACATCCAAACAGGCGGTTACCGCAACAGTGATTGCGTTCTTCCTGGGTAACTCACTCATGTTTCTGTTCGGTGCAGTTGGTGCGATGGCCTATAACCTGGCCGATATCTCGGAGGTCATGTTCCTGCAAGGGTTAATGATCCCGGCAATTATTGTTCTGGGCCTGAATATCTGGACAACGAATGATAATGCACTGTACGCTTCGGGTCTTGGTTTTGCGAACATCACCAAAATCTCAAAGAAATTCTTCGTCATCGTAAACGGCATCGTGGGTACCGTATTTGCCATGTGGATGTACAACAACTTCGTCAGTTTCCTGAACGTACTGGGCGCGGCGATACCGTCCATCGGGGCTATTATTATCGCAGATTACTTCATTGTGAAACGTAGAAACTATAAGCCATTTGCCGACATGTCATTCAAAAATGTAAACTGGGTAGCGATGGTGGCTTGGGCCATCGGCGTTGCATTCGCTCAACTGGCTCCTGGCGTAACACCATTGAACGCACTGCTTGGTACAGCAGTGGCCTATATCGTCTTGATGCTGATTGTTCCTGCGAAAGAAACCAAAGAAATGGGGAAAATAAATGATTATACAGAACGCAAAATTGCGGGGTAA
- a CDS encoding ketopantoate reductase family protein has translation MRIAIVGAGSLGTIVGAYLADGGLDVELIDAYQEHVNALNQTGAKVTGTTEFQAKVKAITPDQKSGQYDLVLLLTKQLYNDSILQELIPFLNEDSMVCSLQNGIPEEKVASIVGEKRVIAGSVEFGATFIEPGVSSLTTEYTQFKQYAFQIGELNGEITERIQHVKSVLDLVGGTHISDNLVGTKWSKLLINNAFSGLSAALNGEYGDIIDHEAGIVSAAHIADETIKVARANGVTLVKMNGFDIASLELNSKEDIPERVKTLRYVMEPSRLLKASMLQDLEKNRKTEIDYINGVVSSRAEGTGIATPYNDLVVKLVKSAEETQTVPDFDTNIKAFEELLSAQ, from the coding sequence ATGAGAATTGCAATTGTAGGAGCAGGATCTTTGGGAACTATCGTAGGTGCATACCTTGCGGATGGCGGACTTGACGTTGAGTTAATTGATGCATATCAAGAACATGTAAATGCTTTAAATCAGACGGGTGCTAAAGTGACGGGTACCACAGAGTTTCAGGCAAAAGTAAAAGCAATTACTCCTGATCAAAAATCAGGACAATATGACCTCGTGTTACTTTTAACCAAACAACTCTACAACGATTCCATCCTTCAGGAATTAATTCCATTCTTGAATGAAGACAGTATGGTGTGTTCCTTGCAGAACGGGATTCCCGAAGAAAAAGTGGCGTCCATCGTGGGTGAAAAACGTGTTATTGCTGGCTCCGTTGAATTCGGCGCTACGTTCATTGAACCGGGTGTGTCAAGCCTGACCACTGAGTACACTCAATTTAAGCAGTATGCTTTTCAAATAGGCGAATTAAATGGTGAAATCACCGAACGAATTCAACACGTGAAATCGGTGTTGGACCTTGTGGGTGGAACACATATTTCCGATAACCTGGTTGGAACCAAATGGTCCAAATTGCTGATCAACAATGCCTTCAGTGGTTTATCGGCTGCATTGAATGGTGAATATGGGGACATTATTGATCATGAAGCCGGTATTGTGAGTGCAGCCCATATTGCGGACGAGACAATTAAAGTTGCTCGCGCCAATGGGGTTACCTTGGTTAAAATGAATGGATTCGACATCGCTTCACTCGAACTGAACAGCAAGGAAGATATTCCTGAACGGGTGAAAACATTACGTTACGTGATGGAGCCCTCCAGACTGCTCAAAGCAAGCATGCTTCAAGATCTGGAGAAAAACCGCAAAACGGAGATTGATTATATTAACGGGGTTGTTTCAAGCAGAGCAGAGGGTACAGGAATTGCGACACCTTATAATGATTTAGTTGTAAAACTGGTCAAATCTGCTGAAGAAACGCAAACCGTTCCTGATTTTGATACGAATATAAAAGCTTTTGAAGAACTATTAAGTGCACAATAA
- a CDS encoding acetoacetate decarboxylase, whose product MKIDVNNIAKNLNTPLTAPAYPMPPYRFVNREYLNIIYRTDEKALRAAVPEPLDITEPLVKFEVMWMPDVSGLGAYTEAGQVIPVQFNGEEGDYVHSMYVDNFPAIASGRELTAYPKKLGTPKLYTDSDTLVGTLDYGTLRVATATMGYKHVEMDKELAKREICRPNFMIKIATDYTGNLRICDLIRTQITDIEVKEAWTGPARLQLFEHALAPLADLPVLEVVSASHILTNLTLNAAQPVYNYLEEK is encoded by the coding sequence ATGAAAATCGATGTGAATAACATAGCTAAAAATCTGAATACACCCCTAACGGCTCCGGCATACCCGATGCCACCGTACAGATTTGTGAATCGTGAATACTTGAATATTATTTACAGAACCGATGAAAAAGCGTTGCGGGCGGCCGTACCAGAACCACTAGATATTACGGAACCACTGGTTAAATTCGAAGTGATGTGGATGCCGGATGTTTCTGGACTGGGTGCTTATACCGAAGCTGGACAAGTTATCCCTGTGCAATTCAATGGGGAGGAAGGCGATTATGTGCATTCGATGTACGTAGACAACTTCCCCGCAATTGCGAGTGGTCGAGAGCTCACCGCCTATCCGAAAAAGTTGGGCACACCCAAGTTGTATACCGATTCAGATACACTAGTTGGCACACTAGATTATGGAACGCTGCGTGTAGCCACGGCAACGATGGGATATAAACATGTGGAGATGGATAAAGAGTTGGCCAAACGTGAAATATGCCGACCTAATTTTATGATTAAGATTGCTACGGACTATACCGGGAATTTAAGAATATGTGATCTGATCCGTACTCAAATTACGGACATCGAAGTGAAGGAAGCTTGGACAGGACCTGCCCGACTTCAACTGTTCGAACATGCGTTGGCACCTCTTGCAGATCTGCCTGTGTTGGAAGTGGTGTCCGCTTCTCATATCCTTACCAACCTAACCTTAAACGCTGCACAACCTGTATATAACTATCTGGAAGAAAAATAA
- a CDS encoding pirin family protein → MGIQIIKPKDQASGQFDGGKIKEQKPIGFSGEGSIITRVGPLFYWAWAHSQEPAEIGFHPHQGFEIITYVINGKGYHRDTLGTESVVQEGGAQLMQTGSGVQHAEALKEPTEAFQIWFEPHLSQAVKRTPIYSQFDSNQFSLVDIDDVKIKTLLGNNSPMQTVTDAKMWDVLIPKGTVYTHSLSLGRTLASLAIRGDGTLLSDTIETTHFSHKDFIIIQSEEEEKVAIQAIDQDLRILLIEVPTEVDYPLYSKPR, encoded by the coding sequence ATGGGAATCCAAATTATTAAACCCAAAGATCAAGCGAGTGGTCAGTTCGATGGTGGTAAAATCAAAGAACAAAAACCAATCGGTTTTTCCGGAGAAGGCTCCATCATTACTCGAGTAGGCCCCCTATTTTACTGGGCTTGGGCTCATTCTCAGGAACCAGCAGAGATCGGATTCCATCCGCATCAAGGCTTCGAAATCATCACTTATGTGATCAATGGTAAGGGATATCATCGGGATACACTGGGTACGGAAAGTGTTGTGCAAGAAGGAGGAGCTCAGCTCATGCAAACAGGCTCTGGTGTGCAACATGCTGAGGCGTTAAAGGAACCGACTGAAGCCTTTCAAATTTGGTTTGAACCACATCTAAGCCAAGCCGTTAAACGTACACCTATTTATTCGCAATTCGATTCTAATCAGTTTTCGTTAGTGGATATAGATGACGTTAAAATTAAAACACTTTTAGGAAACAATTCTCCTATGCAGACAGTGACTGATGCTAAAATGTGGGATGTACTTATTCCTAAGGGAACAGTATATACTCATAGCCTTTCCTTGGGTCGTACATTGGCTAGTTTAGCCATTAGAGGAGACGGAACTCTTTTATCAGATACAATTGAAACAACTCATTTCTCACATAAGGATTTTATTATCATTCAATCAGAGGAAGAGGAGAAAGTAGCCATACAAGCTATTGATCAAGACCTTAGAATCTTGCTTATTGAAGTTCCGACTGAAGTTGATTATCCTTTATACAGCAAACCAAGATAA
- a CDS encoding MarR family transcriptional regulator, with protein MFQGDEQSQIDLRLFRVWVKASKTVFDDVVKDIERYGISNENFMVLELLYNKGPHTVQSISEKFSIPSGSITYVVDKLEKKELVKREPSPTDRRSSIVVITDQGQNVFKEIFPQHVEVISKNLSSITNEEKVQLTDLLKKLGLGASKINE; from the coding sequence ATGTTTCAAGGAGATGAACAAAGTCAGATAGATTTACGGCTTTTTCGTGTGTGGGTAAAGGCTAGTAAAACTGTTTTTGATGACGTTGTAAAAGATATAGAACGATACGGCATTAGTAATGAGAACTTTATGGTGCTGGAACTCCTCTACAATAAAGGACCACACACGGTCCAAAGTATAAGTGAGAAATTTTCGATCCCTAGTGGGAGCATCACATATGTAGTGGATAAGCTTGAGAAGAAAGAATTAGTAAAGCGAGAACCAAGTCCAACAGACCGTCGATCTTCAATTGTAGTCATTACGGATCAAGGCCAAAATGTATTTAAAGAGATCTTTCCTCAACACGTTGAGGTGATATCCAAAAATCTATCTTCTATTACCAATGAAGAAAAAGTACAGTTAACCGATCTTCTCAAGAAACTTGGACTAGGTGCCAGTAAGATCAACGAATGA
- a CDS encoding YafY family protein gives MPKNDNMLAILWMLNSGTKVTAKQMSEKLEINIRTVYRYIDALCASGVPIISDTGHNGGYSLLNQHIKAPLLFDIEEKKALLQAAVFAKEAGYPLSEALDNATSKLRMYSNQDQENTLRRHLAGFNVINRMGDPSVQPILAELEQAVANDCSVEIDYRRSRDEQPKNRVIDPYGMVYWNNKWYTIAFCHLRNEFRSFRADRILRIKLTPLRFKRSETFSARELFMQNLLPDVGGKEGLISLVIEGRIEAIDDLGLHWFMGHYLKERTSNQAIFLFDEKSIHTYVPYFLLSYGKSIQVIEPQCLKDRLVAVVSELMEYYQL, from the coding sequence ATGCCAAAGAACGATAATATGTTAGCCATTCTATGGATGCTGAATTCAGGCACCAAAGTAACTGCAAAACAGATGTCCGAAAAGTTAGAGATCAATATAAGAACCGTATATCGATATATTGATGCATTATGTGCCAGTGGAGTACCGATCATTTCCGATACAGGTCACAACGGCGGGTATAGCTTGCTGAATCAGCATATCAAAGCACCTTTGTTATTTGATATTGAAGAAAAAAAGGCACTTCTCCAAGCTGCTGTGTTTGCAAAAGAAGCTGGATACCCTTTGAGTGAGGCATTGGACAATGCAACATCCAAATTGAGAATGTATTCAAATCAGGATCAGGAAAACACACTTCGTCGTCATTTAGCCGGGTTTAACGTTATCAACCGCATGGGAGATCCATCCGTTCAGCCGATCTTGGCGGAATTGGAGCAAGCCGTGGCTAATGATTGCTCTGTCGAAATTGATTATCGCAGAAGCCGTGATGAACAACCCAAGAATAGAGTAATAGACCCGTATGGCATGGTTTACTGGAATAATAAATGGTATACCATTGCGTTTTGCCACTTGAGAAATGAATTCCGCAGCTTTCGGGCAGATCGTATTCTGCGAATCAAGCTTACTCCGCTCCGCTTTAAGCGTTCGGAAACTTTTTCAGCCCGTGAATTATTTATGCAAAATTTGTTACCTGATGTAGGGGGGAAAGAGGGGTTAATTTCCTTGGTTATCGAAGGCCGAATAGAGGCAATTGATGACTTGGGGCTGCATTGGTTTATGGGACATTATCTGAAAGAGCGGACTTCCAATCAAGCTATCTTTTTATTTGATGAAAAATCAATTCATACATACGTCCCCTATTTTCTCCTATCCTATGGGAAATCCATTCAAGTCATCGAACCACAGTGCTTGAAGGACAGACTTGTTGCTGTTGTATCCGAGTTAATGGAATACTATCAACTTTAA
- a CDS encoding DoxX family protein, with translation MSVLSIVLQVILGLGFLMFGFMKFGSKQMVEGFKHYGYPGAFRVFTGLIEVIAAGFVIAGIWNEGLAAWGGLLIVVTMIGAIMTHIKIKDQLKQMLMPIILLILGLVVFLINYGSLFV, from the coding sequence ATGAGTGTTCTATCCATTGTTTTGCAAGTGATTTTAGGGTTAGGTTTTCTTATGTTTGGGTTTATGAAGTTCGGGTCCAAGCAGATGGTAGAAGGATTTAAGCACTATGGATATCCTGGAGCGTTTCGAGTGTTTACAGGATTGATCGAAGTCATTGCAGCAGGTTTTGTTATTGCAGGTATTTGGAATGAGGGTTTAGCTGCATGGGGTGGTTTGCTCATCGTGGTAACGATGATCGGTGCGATCATGACCCACATTAAAATAAAGGATCAATTGAAACAAATGCTTATGCCGATCATTTTATTAATTCTAGGGTTGGTCGTATTTCTAATCAATTACGGATCTTTGTTTGTGTGA
- a CDS encoding cytosine deaminase has product MIIQNAKLRGKEGLWNIVVKNGKFERITQSLEVTENEEILDVNGSLVLPPFIEPHIHLDTTLTAGEPEWNLSGTLFEGIQRWSERKAFLTHEDVKTRSKTALKWQLAQGIQHVRTHVDVTDPSLIAVKAMLEVKEEMAPYMDIQLVAFPQEGIHSYPNGAELLEESLKMGVDVVGGIPHFEFTREYGVDSMKVAFDLAEKYDRLIDIHCDEIDDEQSRFVEVVAKEAYERGLGSRTTASHTTAMGSYNDAYTYKLFRLLKMADLNFVSNPLVNIHLQGRFDTYPKRRGLTRVKELQEAGLNVCFGHDDIFDPWYPLGTGNMLQVLHMGIHASQLLGYDQIVNSIDLITKNSARTLHIEDVYGIEEGKPANFIVLEAENEYEAVRKQAGVLYSYRGGRKIAESKPRDTSIIFEGGTEKVTFNK; this is encoded by the coding sequence ATGATTATACAGAACGCAAAATTGCGGGGTAAAGAAGGACTATGGAATATCGTTGTGAAGAACGGAAAGTTTGAACGAATTACACAATCGCTGGAAGTGACCGAGAATGAAGAGATCCTGGATGTTAACGGATCGCTTGTGCTGCCACCGTTTATTGAGCCGCATATTCATCTCGATACAACGCTCACTGCAGGCGAGCCGGAATGGAATCTAAGCGGAACGCTGTTCGAAGGCATCCAACGGTGGTCAGAGCGCAAGGCTTTCTTGACACATGAAGATGTCAAAACACGTTCCAAAACGGCACTGAAGTGGCAATTGGCACAAGGTATCCAGCATGTACGGACCCATGTGGACGTTACCGATCCAAGCTTGATTGCTGTTAAAGCGATGCTTGAAGTAAAAGAAGAAATGGCTCCATATATGGACATTCAGCTTGTTGCTTTTCCACAGGAAGGCATTCACTCTTATCCAAACGGGGCAGAATTGCTGGAAGAGTCACTGAAAATGGGCGTTGACGTGGTCGGCGGCATTCCACACTTCGAATTCACACGGGAATACGGTGTTGATTCAATGAAAGTTGCGTTTGATCTGGCTGAAAAATACGATCGTCTGATTGATATCCATTGCGATGAGATCGATGACGAGCAATCCCGTTTTGTTGAAGTTGTTGCCAAGGAAGCCTACGAACGTGGACTGGGTTCACGCACAACGGCAAGCCACACAACCGCGATGGGGTCATATAATGACGCTTATACGTACAAGTTGTTCCGTTTGTTGAAGATGGCTGATCTGAACTTTGTCTCCAATCCGCTGGTTAACATTCACCTGCAAGGACGCTTCGACACGTATCCAAAAAGAAGAGGGCTAACGCGTGTCAAAGAGTTGCAGGAAGCAGGTCTGAATGTGTGCTTTGGTCACGATGACATCTTCGATCCGTGGTATCCGCTCGGCACAGGCAACATGCTGCAAGTGCTGCATATGGGGATTCATGCTTCGCAGTTGCTTGGTTACGACCAGATCGTGAATTCGATCGACCTCATTACGAAAAACAGTGCAAGAACGTTACACATAGAGGATGTATACGGTATTGAAGAAGGTAAACCTGCTAACTTCATCGTACTTGAAGCAGAGAACGAATATGAGGCTGTTCGCAAACAAGCCGGCGTACTTTATTCCTACAGAGGCGGCCGTAAAATTGCGGAATCGAAGCCGCGGGACACATCCATCATTTTTGAAGGCGGTACAGAAAAGGTTACTTTCAATAAATAA
- a CDS encoding LysR family transcriptional regulator gives MELLQLKYFQTVAYTEHISKAAAQLNIAQPSLSLTIKRLEDELGTPLFHRRGRNIQLNSSGEILLKHVNRIFIEIENAEMEIKTEEQQISNTIRISITNTRFLTGLISDYINGSPETKLHQGIGTRSEIITGLKKGDMHLGITGHPIQDEEIESVVLVEEDIVLVVPTNHAYGGETSISLSVVANEPFISLADNKEYSRFTTMLCEKAGFLPNHAFEVDSHTLLEIIRLNQGVALLPISVCRTLGLSYVKIADDSAIYPISLSWVKQKWLSPAVGEFRDFITSYYEDHAGLFKVE, from the coding sequence ATGGAATTGCTTCAGCTCAAATATTTTCAGACTGTTGCCTATACTGAACACATCTCCAAGGCAGCTGCGCAATTGAATATTGCTCAACCTTCCCTGAGCTTGACGATTAAAAGACTTGAGGATGAACTGGGTACTCCTCTATTTCATAGGAGAGGACGAAACATTCAATTGAATTCCTCAGGTGAAATTTTATTGAAACATGTGAACAGGATTTTTATTGAAATTGAAAATGCAGAGATGGAGATTAAAACGGAGGAACAGCAAATATCCAATACAATCAGGATCTCAATTACGAATACCCGATTTCTCACTGGCCTCATTAGTGACTACATCAACGGTTCCCCCGAAACCAAGCTTCATCAGGGTATTGGAACCCGCAGTGAAATTATTACAGGTTTGAAGAAAGGCGACATGCATTTGGGGATTACGGGGCATCCGATTCAGGATGAGGAGATTGAGAGTGTTGTTCTTGTTGAGGAGGACATTGTTCTGGTTGTGCCCACGAATCATGCATACGGCGGAGAGACAAGCATTTCATTAAGTGTTGTTGCAAATGAGCCCTTTATTTCCCTTGCAGATAATAAAGAGTACAGCCGATTTACCACCATGCTCTGTGAAAAAGCAGGTTTCCTGCCCAATCATGCATTTGAGGTCGATTCTCATACCCTGCTCGAAATTATTAGACTTAACCAGGGTGTTGCGTTGCTTCCGATCTCCGTATGTAGAACACTGGGGTTAAGTTATGTAAAAATTGCTGATGATTCCGCGATATATCCAATTAGCCTCTCCTGGGTCAAACAAAAATGGTTATCTCCTGCTGTTGGAGAATTTCGTGATTTTATTACTTCGTACTATGAAGACCATGCTGGATTGTTTAAAGTGGAGTAG